The Anopheles merus strain MAF chromosome 2L, AmerM5.1, whole genome shotgun sequence genome has a segment encoding these proteins:
- the LOC121593366 gene encoding E3 ubiquitin-protein ligase SHPRH: protein MSYSLLDIAVSKNNLVISDSSNSDDSDQPSTSSTAPAAPTFTYKGKKYTQLDPQLKVKPILRDVERIPEYRLVERNEPDGWTLSITLRMRRRDEPTDDACIRHRQRMVELLFEEIDRQSFIEEELTQKLPSSTEEDSNEPLSIQEFYNQLRLRHRTQAGNKSSKELVIPLLRPELRLYQEQAISWLLKRETVVDRLPGQYVLLRCRAQPEVSFYMDLYDCTISDKKPNPKIPAGGILADEMGMGKTVEILGLMLLNPKKQDSPKELPEPQEPNEVKVKATKNEGELRCLCASTLTKKTIACRKCGRLQHRKCVLNHFTQPKEQYICPECWRTQPMVKSGATIIVSPASIKHQWESEIRKHVTDPNFRVFIYNGIADKWISPQDLAAYDVVLTDYTVLSPEIYRVPEYARSSRHEQRFLKPSTPLTMIHWWRVVLDEAQMVESVNNNAAKMVKALPTKHRWAVTGTPIEKTINNLHGLVSFLDYEPYSYWPTWKAYAERFQQGNAEPLLTMMARVMWRTCKHSVFDQLDIPPQTERIHHIQMSDLQNYFYRCEHLACAQAFNEKARRIGANERMAQMNISTLNQLLEPLRKLRQDCTIPSVLGVGQSALQGKKLLTPAELHEHLIACNINECKGKLRSVVSSLNGMAAVEILQEHYDQAFRLYQASLRCADDYQGAISVDSLLQIHALHNLLDLVRTFEEQLSPSSKLTAEQIAAYEERRSKLEGRYIEQYANKVRSIEATLRPATEKVDELINGNGSSQRLQLEGEWWRDLFALFEQSPQRHSAIQTRVLLDQSLIGNTGVNSWRTLDLWLVNWLDGLLERRSSLVKGFQSLGFFVEYLQPDRTDWSQEARARIDELVRTAFACHLDPALFEEDEFGVRKKERQEAKGLPGPPVCLLCKVKDKLNELESALFQIRKTQVATGGLWQVSRQESVLKLIHAYAKRLEQDSTVWSRMVSQDTIVESDRFIAFLERAKVEFKEYSQYWVEINYTVAAYDELTMCKSRLQLLTLAERREIEKKKKKPSPLQVLECELADTLAELQLTKAEAERDFVRLKGTRKYLEHLGSRKELEPCPICHSIPEGRYAVLQCGHHLCSICLMRIFQLARAHGNMTTCGICRHEQHVKDIQYVQPTDPVHKIRGNFSNKVSKIVQTALELVADDPSVKIVIFSHWEPILTEVGVALAANGITLREKSAKFFQCVADFKDPAKGITCLLLPLRFGSKGLNLTEATHVFLVEPILNPGEEMQAIGRVHRIGQTRPTFVHRFIMLNTIETTIHETIQGDRSGRWWSKDVTVEQLAQLFRLDQDDGSELPAL, encoded by the exons ATGAGCTACAGCTTGTTGGACATTGCTGTTTCAAAAAACAATCTTGTAATCAGCGATAGCTCCAACAGCGACGATAGTGATCAACCATCAACATCCAGCACCGCACCGGCGGCACCAACATTTACGTACAAAGGCAAGAAGTACACACAGCTAGACCCGCAATTGAAAGTGAAACCAATCCTACGCGATGTCGAACGCATTCCGGAGTACAGGCTGGTAGAGAGAAACGAGCCAGACGGTTGGACTCTCTCCATTACTCTGCGAATGCGACGGCGGGATGAGCCCACCGATGATGCCTGCATCCGGCACAGGCAGCGCATGGTTGAGCTTTTGTTCGAAGAAATCGACCGGCAATCGTTCATCGAGGAGGAGCTGACGCAGAAACTACCATCCTCAACCGAGGAAGACAGCAACGAACCGCTCTCCATACAAGAGTTTTACAATCAATTACGATTGCGCCATCGAACGCAAGCGGGTAATAAAAGCTCGAAGGAATTGGTAATTCCACTGTTGCGCCCCGAATTGCGTTTGTATCAAGAGCAAGCGATCAGTTGGTTGCTTAAGCGGGAAACCGTCGTAGATCGATTGCCCGGCCAGTACGTTCTGCTTCGTTGCCGTGCCCAGCCAGAGGTGAGTTTTTACATGGATCTGTACGACTGTACGATAAGCGATAAGAAACCGAACCCAAAAATACCCGCCGGTGGTATACTGGCCGATGAGATGGGTATGGGCAAAACGGTCGAAATCCTTGGCCTAATGCTGCTGAACCCGAAGAAACAAGACTCGCCCAAGGAGCTCCCGGAGCCCCAGGAGCCTAACGAAGTGAAAGTTAAGGCGACGAAAAATGAAGGTGAACTGAGGTGCTTGTGTGCTAGCACACTGACCAAGAAAACGATTGCCTGCCGTAAGTGTGGCCGGCTGCAGCATCGCAAGTGTGTTTTGAACCATTTTACCCAGCCAAAAGAGCAGTACATCTGTCCCGAATGTTGGCGTACGCAGCCGATGGTCAAATCCGGTGCTACCATCATCGTATCGCCCGCCTCGATCAAGCACCAGTGGGAAAGCGAAATCCGCAAGCACGTGACCGATCCGAACTTTCGCGTGTTCATCTACAACGGCATCGCGGACAAATGGATCAGCCCGCAGGATCTCGCTGCGTACGACGTCGTGCTGACGGACTACACCGTGCTCAGTCCGGAAATCTATCGCGTGCCGGAGTACGCTCGAAGCTCCCGGCACGAGCAGCGCTTTCTCAAACCGTCCACCCCGCTCACGATGATCCACTGGTGGCGCGTCGTGCTGGACGAAGCGCAAATGGTCGAGAGCGTGAACAATAACGCGGCCAAGATGGTCAAAGCCCTGCCGACCAAGCACCGCTGGGCCGTGACCGGTACGCCGATCGAAAAGACGATCAACAATCTGCACGGGCTGGTCAGCTTCCTGGACTACGAGCCGTACTCTTACTGGCCCACGTGGAAAGCGTACGCGGAACGCTTCCAGCAGGGAAATGCCGAACCGCTGCTCACGATGATGGCGCGCGTCATGTGGCGAACGTGCAAGCATTCCGTCTTCGATCAGCTAGACATTCCGCCGCAAACCGAGCGCATCCACCACATCCAGATGTCGGATCTGCAGAACTACTTCTACCGCTGCGAGCATCTCGCCTGTGCGCAGGCATTCAACGAGAAGGCGCGCCGTATCGGAGCCAACGAGCGGATGGCACAGATGAACATCTCCACGCTAAATCAGCTGCTGGAACCGCTGCGCAAGCTGCGCCAGGATTGCACCATTCCGTCCGTGTTGGGCGTGGGTCAGTCGGCACTGCAGGGCAAGAAGCTGCTGACGCCGGCCGAACTGCACGAGCATCTAATTGCCTGCAACATTAACGAGTGTAAGGGCAAGCTGCGATCGGTCGTGTCATCGCTGAACGGTATGGCGGCGGTCGAGATCCTGCAGGAGCATTACGATCAAGCATTCCGGCTGTACCAGGCGAGTCTGCGGTGCGCCGACGACTATCAGGGTGCGATCAGTGTGGACTCGCTGCTCCAGATCCATGCGCTGCACAATCTGCTCGATTTGGTGCGCACTTTTGAGGAGCAACTAAGTCCCAGCTCGAAGCTTACGGCGGAACAGATCGCTGCGTACGAAGAGCGACGCTCCAAGCTGGAAGGACGCTACATTGAGCAGTACGCCAACAAGGTGCGTTCGATCGAGGCTACACTCCGTCCGGCGACGGAAAAGGTGGATGAATTGATCAACGGCAATGGCAGCTCCCAGCGGTTACAGCTCGAGGGAGAATGGTGGCGCGATCTGTTCGCCCTGTTCGAGCAAAGTCCCCAGCGCCACTCGGCCATCCAAACGCGCGTACTGCTCGACCAAAGCTTGATCGGCAACACGGGCGTCAATTCGTGGCGAACGCTTGACCTCTGGCTTGTGAACTGGTTGGATGGGCTGCTGGAACGACGCAGTTCCCTTGTGAAGGGCTTCCAATCGTTGGGCTTCTTTGTGGAGTATTTGCAACCGGACAGGACGGACTGGTCGCAGGAGGCACGTGCCCGAATTGATGAGCTGGTACGGACGGCGTTCGCGTGCCATCTCGATCCGGCCCTGTTCGAAGAGGATGAGTTCGGAGTACGCAAGAAGGAGCGCCAAGAAGCGAAGGGCTTACCGGGTCCACCCGTTTGCTTACTGTGCAAGGTAAAGGACAAGCTGAATGAGCTGGAATCGGCACTGTTCCAGATTCGAAAGACACAGGTCGCAACCGGCGGATTGTGGCAGGTTTCGCGACAAGAATCAGTACTAAAGC TGATACATGCGTATGCAAAGCGACTGGAACAGGACAGTACCGTATGGAGCAGGATGGTGTCGCAGGACACGATCGTCGAAAGTGATCGGTTCATTGCGTTTCTCGAGCGCGCTAAGGTCGAGTTTAAGGAGTACTCACAGTATTGGGTAGAGATTAACTACACCGTCGCAGCGTACGACGAGCTGACCATGTGTAAGTCTCGCCTGCAGCTGCTCACACTAGCGGAACGGCGCGAgatagagaagaagaagaaaaaaccgtCCCCATTGCAAGTACTGGAATGCGAACTGGCCGATACGCTGGCCGAGCTGCAGCTCACCAAAGCGGAGGCAGAGCGTGATTTCGTACGGCTGAAGGGTACGCGCAAGTATCTCGAACATTTGGGCTCGCGGAAGGAGCTCGAACCATGCCCGATCTGTCACAGCATCCCGGAGGGCAGGTATGCCGTGCTGCAGTGCGGCCACCATCTGTGTAGCATCTGTTTGATGCGCATTTTCCAGCTAGCTCGAGCGCACGGGAACATGACCACGTGTGGTATCTGCCGGCATGAGCAACACGTGAAAGA CATCCAGTACGTACAGCCGACCGATCCCGTTCACAAGATCCGGGGCAACTTTTCCAACAAAGTGTCCAAAATCGTGCAAACGGCACTGGAGCTGGTAGCGGACGATCCGTCCGTTAAGATCGTCATCTTCTCCCACTGGGAACCGATACTGACCGAGGTGGGTGTGGCGCTTGCCGCGAACGGTATCACGTTGCGCGAAAAGTCGGCCAAATTCTTTCAGTGTGTGGCAGATTTTAAGGATCCGGCGAAGGGAATCACCTGCCTACTGCTGCCACTGCGCTTTGGTTCGAAGGGATTGAATCTAACCGAGGCGACGCACGTGTTTCTGGTCGAGCCGATACTGAACCCCGGGGAGGAGATGCAAGCAATCGGGCGCGTGCATCGTATCGGCCAGACGCGGCCCACGTTTGTGCATCGGTTCATTATGCTGAACACGATCGAGACGACGATCCATGAGACGATTCAGGGCGATCGGAGTGGACGATGGTGGTCGAAGGATGTTACCGTAGAGCAGCTGGCGCAGCTGTTCCGGCTGGACCAAGACGACGGCAGTGAGCTGCCAGCACTGTAA
- the LOC121593367 gene encoding proteasome inhibitor PI31 subunit yields MPQSDLFGLEMLWKLECANLADKADAMMLFVHWFLVRNGFRNVGVGDDKTLNNAVDQSELLPEGWNGNNKSYALRYTMNNELYILHGTLSNDTMIVNLLQAQSLQVSNAAFNLDKTINSFNDSSLTNMVVSIDDQITRLQTELIKPLCDGGSKSSSTQTLISSSPSPAQVNPVPAAAPRRIEVLRPSGLLLPFGGGGGVGRGDLNPLGGFVGGGGGMLMDPMNMRPGRADPFLPGARIDPMGPFPPRVQRPNPNPDHLPPPGYDDMFM; encoded by the exons aTGCCGCAATCGGATCTGTTCGGGCTGGAGATGCTGTGGAAGCTGGAGTGCGCCAACTTGGCGGATAAGGCCGACGCGATGATGCTGTTTGTGCACTGGTTCCTAGTCCGTAACGGATTCCGTAACGTTGGCGTTGGGGACGAT AAAACGCTCAACAACGCCGTCGACCAGAGCGAGTTGCTGCCGGAAGGATGGAACGGTAACAACAAATCGTACGCGCTGCGCTACACCATGAACAACGAGCTGTACATCCTGCATGGAACACTCTCGAACGATACGATGATTGTTAATCTGCTGCAAGCGCAGTCACTGCAGGTGTCTAATGCGGCCTTCAATCTGGACAAAACGATCAACTCGTTCAACGACAGCAGCTTGACGAACATGGTGGTCAGCATCGATGATCAGATCACCCGGCTGCAGACGGAGCTGATTAAACCGCTGTGCGATGGCGGATCGAAAAGCTCCAGCACGCAGACGCTAATTTCTTCGTCGCCTAGTCCTGCCCAAGTCAATCCTGTGCCAGCGGCCGCTCCCAGGCGTATTGAGGTGCTGCGTCCCAGCGGACTCCTGCTGCcattcggtggtggtggtggtgtaggtCGGGGCGATCTCAACCCGCTGGGAGGTTTtgttggcggtggcggcggtatGCTAATGGACCCAATGAACATGAG GCCCGGCAGAGCGGATCCATTTCTGCCCGGAGCGCGCATCGATCCGATGGGCCCGTTTCCTCCCCGTGTGCAACGCCCCAACCCGAATCCGGACCATCTTCCCCCACCCGGGTACGACGATATGTTTATGTAA